The sequence TATCTGTCTATATGCTAAGAATAAATAAGTAATATAATATAATATATGAGTGCTAATAAAGCTTATAAATATAGAATATATCCTAACGCTAATCAAAAAAAATACTTTTCAAAGGTATTTGGATGTGTAAGATTTTTGTATAACAAAATGTTAAGTGATAAGAAAGATTATTATGAAAAAAATAAACAAAG comes from Borrelia sp. A-FGy1 and encodes:
- a CDS encoding helix-turn-helix domain-containing protein, whose product is MSANKAYKYRIYPNANQKKYFSKVFGCVRFLYNKMLSDKKDYYEKNKQ